In the Solanum pennellii chromosome 5, SPENNV200 genome, one interval contains:
- the LOC114073829 gene encoding protein NRT1/ PTR FAMILY 1.2-like: MDKETQLIEENPRKGGLRTMPFIIVNESFERVASYGLQANLIIYLMTYYKMTAAAGTSILGIWTALSNGLAIVGAIISDSYCGRFKAVAFGSISTLIGMIILWLTSMIPQLKSLPCPQFQHVCNGTTAFQLAVLFSSFGFMSVGAGFIRPCSIMFGADQLENKGKPQNKKLVDSYFNWYYASIGVSTILAVTTVVYIQERFGWKIGLGIPVILMFLSVSMFLIGSPWYIKVKAKESLLIGLLQAAVAAFKKRNTHHALTDCDNYYRSPLESEVLTPSNDFRCLNRACMIEDPQRDLNPDGSASNPWNLCSLEQVESLKAIVRVLPMWSTGFMIYVTMNQFSFSVLQAKTMDRHVIPQFELPAASFSVFLIIALTIWVTFYDRVLVPLLSKYTGRPRGLSPVTRMGIGLLVSCMSMALSAITESIRQQKAIEEGHEDDPHALVNMSAMWLVPQYLLLGVAEAAHAVGQIEFFYSLFPKSMASIASAMYTIGTAVSSLFGSILVSGVDWLTSTGGKTSWLSSNINKGHLDYYFWLLAFLSLLNFFYFVMVCRLYETGNDGRSRLSHVAEDKECDYRLLSES; encoded by the exons ATGGACAAAGAAACACAattaattgaagaaaatccaagaAAGGGTGGTCTTAGGACCATGCCTTTCATCATTg tgaatGAATCATTTGAAAGAGTAGCAAGTTATGGTTTACAAGcaaatttgataatttatttgatgACATATTATAAAATGACTGCTGCTGCTGGTACTAGCATTCTTGGAATATGGACTGCACTCTCAAATGGACTAGCCATTGTTGGAGCCATCATTTCTGATTCTTACTGTGGTCGCTTTAAGGCTGTTGCATTTGGATCCATTTCAACCCTTATT GGAATGATTATTCTATGGCTCACATCAATGATTCCACAACTCAAGTCTTTACCCTGCCCTCAGTTCCAACATGTTTGTAATGGAACAACAGCATTCCAGCTTGCTGTTCTGTTTTCATCTTTCGGGTTTATGTCCGTTGGAGCTGGTTTTATTAGACCTTGTTCTATAATGTTTGGTGCTGATCAATTGGAAAATAAAGGGAAACCCCAGAACAAGAAGCTTGTTGATAGCTATTTCAACTGGTACTATGCTAGCATAGGGGTTTCAACTATTCTTGCAGTTACCACTGTCGTTTATATCCAAGAGCGTTTTGGTTGGAAAATTGGCCTTGGCATTCCTGTTATCCTCATGTTTTTGTCCGTCTCGATGTTCCTTATTGGTTCTCCTTGGTATATCAAAGTGAAAGCTAAAGAAAGCTTGCTCATAGGGTTGCTTCAAGCAGCTGTAGCAgcttttaagaaaagaaatactcATCATGCATTGACTGATTGTGATAACTACTATCGATCGCCACTTGAATCGGAAGTCTTGACGCCGTCAAATGACTTCAG GTGCTTAAATAGAGCTTGCATGATTGAAGATCCTCAACGAGATTTGAATCCTGATGGATCAGCTTCAAATCCATGGAATCTCTGTAGTTTGGAACAAGTGGAATCATTGAAGGCTATTGTTAGAGTACTTCCTATGTGGTCGACTGGTTTTATGATCTATGTGACCATGAATCAATTCTCATTTTCCGTACTTCAAGCAAAGACCATGGATAGACATGTCATCCCTCAATTCGAATTACCAGCAGCATCATTCAgtgtgttcttgattattgcTTTAACAATCTGGGTAACTTTTTACGACCGTGTTTTGGTCCCTTTGCTATCTAAATATACTGGACGACCAAGAGGGCTAAGTCCTGTTACCCGAATGGGGATTGGCTTATTAGTCTCGTGTATGTCTATGGCATTGTCTGCAATAACAGAAAGCATAAGACAACAAAAGGCAATAGAGGAAGGGCATGAGGACGACCCACATGCTTTAGTGAACATGTCTGCTATGTGGCTCGTGCCACAGTATTTACTACTCGGAGTGGCTGAGGCTGCCCATGCAGTTGGACAGATTGAGTTCTTCTACTCTCTATTTCCCAAAAGCATGGCTAGCATCGCGTCAGCTATGTACACTATTGGAACTGCTGTGTCGAGTTTGTTTGGAAGTATTCTGGTGAGTGGTGTGGATTGGCTTACATCAACGGGAGGTAAAACGAGCTGGCTTTCTAGCAACATTAATAAGGGTCACTTGGATTACTATTTCTGGCTACTTGCTTTTTTGAGTTTGCTCAACTTTTTCTATTTTGTGATGGTCTGCCGGTTATATGAAACTGGGAATGATGGGAGGAGTAGGTTATCTCATGTGGCAGAAGACAAAGAATGTGACTATAGACTCTTATCTGAATCTTGA
- the LOC107018446 gene encoding protein NRT1/ PTR FAMILY 1.2-like: protein MGNKPEEEEEFLLNHSQNSTKGGVKTIPFIIVNESCERVASFGLQPNMILYITKFYNMDAARASVLLNLWSALSNGLAIFGAFISDSYIGRFRAIAIGTISSLIGMILLWLTTIFPQLRPLPCGQYQLDCNAATSTQLAVILCSFGLIAIGAGFVRPCSVAFGADQLENKRNPDNERVMDTYFNWFYASVGISITVAITVIVYIQVQFGWQVGFGVPALLMVLSVSVYLIGSPLYIKPKPEGSLFTGLFQVAVAAFRKRHINVQLNYNDDSYYKAPESKLLEPSTDFRCLNRACIIEDPHVELKPDGKASDPWSLCFVEQVEIMKCFLRVLPMWSTCIMLLVSFGQPLSIYQLLTVDRHITPQFEIPAGSFGMITVFSLTIWMAFYDRAVVPLLSRYTGLSTGISPFSRMGIGLFLGIVGTTLSAITETIRRNKAINAGFEDDPNTVLNMSSMWFVPQLALYGVAEALNVVGQIEFIYSLFPKTMSSFAAALYTFGLALAGLINSLLVSVVDSTTSAGGNTSWLATNINRGHLDYYCWLMTFLCVINFLYFLAVCRFTDQHHHDGRSSLFPDAEEEHSENRRFHGA from the exons atggggAATAAaccagaagaagaagaagagttttTACTAAATCACTCACAAAATTCAACAAAGGGTGGTGTAAAAACCATTCCTTTCATTATAG TGAATGAATCATGTGAGAGAGTAGCAAGTTTTGGTTTGCAACCAAACATGATACTctatataacaaaattttacAACATGGATGCTGCTCGTGCTTCAGTTTTGTTGAATTTATGGTCAGCACTTTCAAATGGATTGGCTATTTTTGGGGCTTTTATTTCTGATTCTTACATTGGAAGGTTTAGGGCTATTGCTATTGGAACTATCTCCAGTCTAATT GGAATGATACTTCTTTGGCTCACTACAATATTTCCACAACTTAGGCCGTTACCCTGTGGTCAGTATCAACTTGATTGTAACGCAGCAACATCAACGCAACTTGCtgtaattttgtgttcttttggGCTTATTGCCATTGGTGCTGGTTTTGTTAGACCTTGTTCAGTAGCATTTGGTGCTGATCAATTAGAGAACAAACGAAATCCAGATAATGAGAGAGTTATGGATACCTATTTCAACTGGTTTTATGCTAGTGTAGGAATTTCTATCACTGTTGCAATTACTGTAATTGTTTATATCCAAGTGCAGTTTGGTTGGCAAGTTGGGTTTGGTGTCCCTGCTTTGCTCATGGTTTTATCTGTTTCCGTTTATTTAATTGGATCTCCTCTTTATATAAAACCAAAACCCGAAGGGAGTTTGTTCACTGGATTGTTTCAAGTAGCAGTCGCAGCCTTCAGAAAAAGACATATCAATGTTCAGCTGAATTATAATGACGACTCCTACTATAAAGCACCTGAATCAAAGCTCCTCGAACCATCCACTGACTTCAG GTGTTTGAATAGAGCTTGCATAATTGAAGATCCTCACGTGGAGTTGAAACCTGATGGAAAAGCTTCAGATCCATGGAGTCTCTGCTTTGTGGAACAAGTCGAAATAATGAAGTGTTTTCTTAGAGTTCTTCCCATGTGGTCCACCTGTATTATGCTTCTTGTGTCATTCGGTCAGCCACTTTCGATATATCAACTATTGACCGTGGATAGACACATTACTCCTCAGTTTGAAATCCCAGCAGGATCATTCGGCATGATTACCGTTTTTTCTTTGACAATCTGGATGGCTTTTTACGATCGTGCAGTGGTTCCTTTACTGTCTAGGTATACTGGACTGTCGACTGGGATAAGTCCATTTTCCAGAATGGGGATTGGCTTATTTCTGGGCATTGTGGGTACGACACTTTCAGCTATAACAGAAACCATACGACGCAATAAGGCAATCAACGCAGGGTTTGAGGATGATCCGAACACTGTGTTAAACATGTCCTCTATGTGGTTTGTACCACAGTTGGCACTATACGGGGTGGCTGAGGCTTTGAATGTGGTTGGACAGATTGAGTTTATATATAGTCTATTTCCAAAAACCATGTCCAGCTTTGCAGCAGCTCTTTACACGTTTGGCCTTGCGCTTGCCGGCTTAATTAACAGTCTCTTGGTGAGCGTGGTGGATAGTACTACCTCAGCTGGAGGCAACACAAGTTGGCTCGCCACAAACATAAACAGAGGTCATCTAGATTACTACTGCTGGCTAATGACTTTCTTATGTGTGATTAACTTCCTCTATTTTTTAGCCGTTTGTCGATTCACTGATCAGCATCACCATGATGGTAGGAGTAGCTTATTTCCTGATGCAGAAGAGGAACACTCCGAGAATAGGCGTTTTCATGGTGCTTAA